In Helianthus annuus cultivar XRQ/B chromosome 8, HanXRQr2.0-SUNRISE, whole genome shotgun sequence, a single genomic region encodes these proteins:
- the LOC110869658 gene encoding protein FAR1-RELATED SEQUENCE 11-like produces MSSSDSADHMMRFTERIAFYAFINFKDIISKWEERLCTKSGRKFFKPKVSGSIIPAVGMFFKSFDEAFAFYQRYALAAGFSARKNTSWKNVGGLVTIRYIVCSREGFHVSKEIDSGSVENSKKIVRRNRGSKRVGCNAHVKLILENNMFKIYYFEEEHNHIFVEDEDIHFLPAARSIDYVKESFISGLSAINIGPVKAFIIMKTMYGGFGEASY; encoded by the exons ATGTCTTCGTCAGACTCTGCTG ATCACATGATGCGTTTTACTGAACGTATTGCTTTTTAtgcttttataaactttaaag ATATTATTTCTAAGTGGGAGGAACGTCTATGCACAAAGAGTGGAAGAAAGTTTTTCAAACCTAAAGTCAGTGGATCTATTATACCTGCTGTTGGAATGTTTTTTAAGTCATTTGATGAGGCTTTTGCATTTTATCAGAGATATGCACTTGCTGCAGGTTTTTCTGCAAGAAAAAATACTTCTTGGAAAAATGTTGGTGGTTTAGTGACAATAAGGTATATTGTCTGTTCAAGAGAAGGATTTCATGTTAGCAAAGAAAtagattctggttcagttgagaaTAGTAAAAAGATTGTTAGACGTAATAGAGGTTCAAAAAGAGTTGGATGCAATGCTCATGTGAAGCTAATATTAGAGAACAATATGTTTAAAATCTACTACTTTGAAGAAGAACATAATCATATCTTTGTTGAAGATGAAGATATTCATTTCTTGCCGGCTGCTAGAAGTATCGATTATGTGAAAGAAAGTTTTATATCTGGATTGTCTGCAATCAATATTGGACCTGTTAAAGCATTCATTATTATGAAAACAATGTATGGTGGTTTTGGTGAA GCGTCTTATTAG
- the LOC110872240 gene encoding uncharacterized protein LOC110872240 isoform X2 yields the protein MAPPSAADAGIPTPKKSLGFVANAIKQKHSFIQFFAMTGIFLLSMRSVGQKYRIQDLEDDTATLEKEHNSLTDRMNHIKNSLLAEADLDSTGTFAAKLRVLFSDS from the coding sequence ATGGCACCACCGTCTGCCGCCGACGCCGGAATTCCGACACCAAAAAAGTCGTTAGGTTTCGTCGCTAACgcaatcaaacaaaaacacagcTTCATCCAGTTCTTCGCCATGACTGGAATCTTCCTGCTGAGCATGCGATCGGTAGGTCAAAAATACCGAATTCAGGATCTAGAGGACGATACCGCCACTTTGGAGAAAGAACACAATTCACTCACCGATCGCATGAATCACATCAAGAATAGTCTTCTCGCTGAAGCAGATCTGGATTCCACCGGTACTTTCGCCGCAAAGCTCCGTGTTCTGTTTAGCGACAGTTAA
- the LOC110872241 gene encoding receptor-like protein EIX2 has product MGNHWVWGLHLVFLSMFLVATKYTSCLGAQNSTRSCHERERLALLQFKDSVKDDFKMLSSWVGTDCCSWKGVICDAATRSVVRLQLRGNYAYERDYFLEGDKVNAYLGELRNLKHLDLSGNNFQGSRIPKFIGSFKQLSYLNLSNAYFNGIIPHHIGNLSNLKVLDLGSFELYYSSNDEPWLITSNDMAWVSGLSSLEHLDLSRVYLSQANNVDMVFYMIPSLTYLSLRDCKLSNSNLGLHLNSSKILPNIEHLDLSSNHFKGQLPHFFQNFTSLTFLDLSRYNLSLAWNSVNLLNMIPSLSELHLSVCGLHNAPFSPTSLNFSAHSNIQYLDLSGNSIGGRFPSELVNITSLKVLDLSSNSLNSSIPVMPNLLKLDVSFNKFEHIELVGIWRQCHLKELSLSYNYFGGEMIGPSSNTSECSHYALEVLEADESELNGSIPESVGKLNNLRVLSLSTNSFTGSIPKALERLRSLEALGLSDNKLTGPVPTFLGNLTKLDLSHNQFNGSIPESLGRLTGLAHLGLQSNQLTGPIPVSLWQLTKLIELDVSENSLEGVVMEAHFANLSMLLSLDTSANHKLIFNVSHEWIPPFQLRYVQFSSCKILNGFPHWLQNQRMLKELVLSNASLYGLLPTWLQNMSMLNYLDLSHNKLIGSLINLPVSKYTWFLCLQDNLFNGSIPRSMCRRTSLEILDVSSNRLSGNIPDCVGNLQAMRMLILSSNGLSGVLPSSLGNINSSLRWLKLNDNNFNGQIPQDLGKLRYLQVLDLGNNEFSGNIPKWIGKKLSELRILRLHKNNFTGGIPHSLCKCSSLHILDIAHNNLTGSIPHCFGELSEMNNVTEYYEQYYADITVINLIQVIKGSELEYTTTMGLVVNMDLSSNKLTGEIPVELTALASLIGLNLSHNHLSGSIPDSIGNMKALNSLDFSDNQLSGTIPPSMAALNFLSSINLSHNNLSGRIPTGKQLQTLIDPSIYAGNRDLCGAPLQNNCSKPEINPPATRSKNKYNGPRKVWFYLDITCGFATGFWGIIGVLAFKKQWRRKLFMIAEVIMDKVYVAVAVKISKIKRGREA; this is encoded by the coding sequence ATGGGAAATCATTGGGTTTGGGGGCTTCATCTCGTTTTCTTAAGTATGTTTTTGGTTGCAACCAAATATACTTCTTGTCTGGGGGCTCAAAATTCAACAAGAAGCTGCCATGAACGAGAGAGACTAGCACTACTCCAGTTCAAAGACAGCGTCAAAGATGACTTTAAAATGCTATCATCATGGGTTGGCACTGATTGTTGCTCATGGAAAGGAGTCATTTGTGATGCTGCCACCAGAAGTGTTGTCAGACTTCAACTTAGGGGAAATTACGCCTATGAACGAGATTACTTCTTAGAAGGTGATAAGGTGAATGCATATTTGGGTGAGTTAAGGAATCTAAAACATCTGGATTTGAGTGGGAATAATTTTCAAGGAAGTCGGATTCCTAAATTTATTGGATCCTTCAAGCAGCTAAGTTACCTAAATCTCTCTAATGCATATTTTAATGGTATTATTCCCCATCACATTGGAAACCTGTCCAATTTGAAGGTTCTTGATCTTGGTTCATTTGAATTATATTATAGTTCAAATGATGAGCCTTGGCTAATCACGTCAAATGATATGGCATGGGTTTCTGGCCTTTCCTCACTTGAGCATCTTGACTTGAGCAGAGTGTATCTTTCTCAAGCAAACAATGTTGATATGGTATTTTACATGATTCCTTCATTAACATATTTAAGTCTGCGAGACTGTAAACTCTCTAATTCCAATCTTGGTCTTCATCTTAATTCAAGTAAAATACTTCCCAACATTGAACATCTGGATCTTAGCTCCAACCATTTTAAAGGTCAACTCCCTCACTTTTTTCAGAACTTTACATCCTTAACGTTCCTTGATCTTTCAAGATATAATCTTAGTCTGGCATGGAACTCTGTAAACCTGCTAAACATGATCCCTTCTTTATCTGAATTGCATTTGTCAGTCTGTGGGCTTCACAATGCCCCCTTTTCACCCACTTCTTTGAATTTCAGTGCCCATTCCAACATACAATATCTTGATCTTAGCGGTAATTCAATTGGGGGTAGGTTTCCATCTGAATTAGTGAACATCACTTCCCTAAAAGTCCTTGACCTTTCATCCAACAGTTTGAACTCATCAATTCCTGTCATGCCTAACCTTCTAAAGCTCGATGTTTCTTTTAATAAGTTTGAGCACATCGAGCTTGTTGGGATTTGGAGACAATGTCATCTGAAGGAATTGAGCTTATCATATAATTATTTTGGAGGAGAAATGATAGGCCCATCATCAAACACGTCTGAATGTTCCCACTATGCTTTAGAGGTGTTGGAAGCAGATGAAAGTGAATTAAACGGTTCGATTCCAGAATCTGTTGGAAAACTAAACAATTTAAGAGTCTTAAGTCTCTCGACAAACAGTTTTACAGGTTCAATCCCTAAAGCTTTGGAGAGATTAAGATCTTTAGAAGCATTAGGTCTGTCTGATAACAAATTAACCGGTCCCGTTCCGACATTCCTTGGAAACCTCACCAAACTTGACCTTTCTCATAATCAATTTAATGGTTCTATCCCAGAATCATTGGGAAGATTAACAGGTTTAGCTCATTTAGGTCTGCAATCAAACCAGTTAACAGGTCCAATCCCAGTTTCACTTTGGCAACTCACCAAACTCATTGAATTAGATGTCTCTGAAAATTCTTTAGAAGGAGTGGTTATGGAAGCCCATTTTGCTAACCTCTCGATGTTGCTGTCGTTGGATACAAGTGCTAATCATAAGTTGATTTTTAATGTCTCACATGAGTGGATACCTCCATTCCAACTGAGGTATGTTCAATTTAGTTCTTGCAAGATTTTAAATGGATTTCCACACTGGTTGCAAAATCAAAGGATGCTTAAGGAGTTGGTATTGTCTAATGCTAGCCTATATGGACTTCTACCAACATGGTTGCAGAATATGTCCATGCTTAATTATTTAGATCTCTCTCACAACAAACTCATTggatctttgataaaccttccaGTTAGCAAATATACCTGGTTTTTATGTCTACAAGACAACCTTTTCAATGGGTCAATTCCAAGGTCAATGTGTAGAAGAACAAGCTTGGAAATTCTCGATGTTTCCAGCAATCGGTTATCTGGAAATATTCCTGATTGTGTAGGGAATCTACAAGCCATGAGGATGCTTATACTTAGTTCAAATGGGTTGTCTGGAGTCCTACCAAGTTCTTTAGGAAATATTAATTCATCATTAAGATGGTTAAAACTGAATGACAATAACTTCAATGGCCAAATACCACAAGACTTGGGAAAGTTGAGATACTTACAAGTTTTGGATTTGGGCAATAACGAATTCTCAGGAAACATACCAAAATGGATTGGAAAAAAACTTTCAGAATTGAGGATTCTGAGGTTGCATAAAAACAACTTCACAGGAGGTATTCCTCATTCTTTGTGCAAATGTTCATCTCTTCATATTTTAGACATTGCACACAACAACTTAACAGGATCCATCCCTCATTGTTTTGGAGAGTTGAGCGAGATGAATAACGTAACAGAATATTATGAACAGTATTATGCAGATATTACTGTGATCAATCTGATTCAAGTCATTAAAGGAAGCGAGCTTGAATATACAACAACGATGGGCTTAGTTGTTAACATGGACCTTTCAAGCAATAAACTTACAGGAGAAATCCCTGTAGAGCTAACTGCACTTGCTTCATTGATAGGTCTTAATCTGTCTCATAATCATCTGAGTGGGAGTATTCCAGATAGCATTGGAAACATGAAGGCGTTGAATTCTCTTGACTTCTCAGACAACCAACTAAGCGGGACAATCCCTCCGAGCATGGCTGCTTTGAACTTTTTGAGCTCGATTAATCTGTCACACAATAACTTGTCAGGAAGAATTCCAACCGGAAAACAACTGCAGACACTTATCGACCCATCAATATATGCTGGTAACAGGGATCTCTGTGGTGCACCTCTGCAAAATAATTGTTCCAAACCTGAAATAAACCCACCAGCCACAAGAAGCAAGAACAAATACAATGGGCCAAGGAAGGTATGGTTTTACTTGGACATAACGTGTGGGTTTGCAACAGGTTTTTGGGGTATTATTGGAGTTTTGGCATTCAAGAAGCAATGGAGAAGGAAGCTTTTTATGATTGCAGAGGTAATCATGGATAAGGTGTATGTGGCGGTTGCAGTGAAGATTTCCAAGATTAAAAGAGGCAGAGAAGCCTAA
- the LOC110870880 gene encoding protein FAR1-RELATED SEQUENCE 5-like, with protein MKRAIKDVLSRSRHRLCMWHIWEKLKTKVGPVLSANTDFNTRMTHVVWNDTIIPEDFETEWHSIMSTFGLENHEWLKDMYDLRFDWIPAYYQGEDLARLMRTTSRCVEYNKQEDGLSINCSCKRFEQFGILYRHIFYVLRYEDISEFPRRHVHRRWMRDVVSVGSNHSNIRFDEIGRNSAIDKVYREIVVANEYVVNRLVGDLDELCRYRDHIKSYIDKADRL; from the exons ATGAAGAGAGCTATTAAGGATGTACTTTCAAGAAGTAGGCATAGGTTATGTATGTGGCATATATGGGAGAAATTGAAGACAAAG GTTGGTCCTGTTTTGTCAGCAAACACTGATTTTAATACAAGAATGACTCATGTTGTTTGGAATGATACTATTATTCCAGAAGATTTTGAAACTGAGTGGCATTCAATAATGTCTACTTTTGGATTGGAAAATCATGAGTGGTTAAAAGATATGTACGATCTTCGATTTGATTGGATTCCTGCTTATTACCAAGGAGAGGATTTGGCTAGACTTATGCGTACTACGTCAAGATGT GTGGAATACAACAAACAAGAAGATGGTTTAAGTATAAATTGTTCTTGCAAACGGTTTGAACAATTTGGTATATTGTACCGCCATATATTTTACGTATTACGGTATGAAGATATAAGTGAGTTTCCTAGAAGACATGTTCATAGAAGATGGATGAGAGATGTTGTTTCAGTTGGATCAAATCATTCCAATATTCGGTTTGATGAAATTGGTAGGAATAGTGCAATTgataaagtttatagagaaatTGTTGTTGCAAATGAGTATGTGGTTAATAGGCTGGTAGGCGATTTAGATGAACTGTGTCGTTACAGGGAtcatattaaaagttatattgaTAAAGCAGATAGGTTATGA
- the LOC110872240 gene encoding uncharacterized protein LOC110872240 isoform X1 yields MAPPSAADAGIPTPKKSLGFVANAIKQKHSFIQFFAMTGIFLLSMRSVGQKYRIQDLEDDTATLEKEHNSLTDRMNHIKNSLLAEADLDSTGLRRWLLQNSHLHALMNYD; encoded by the exons ATGGCACCACCGTCTGCCGCCGACGCCGGAATTCCGACACCAAAAAAGTCGTTAGGTTTCGTCGCTAACgcaatcaaacaaaaacacagcTTCATCCAGTTCTTCGCCATGACTGGAATCTTCCTGCTGAGCATGCGATCGGTAGGTCAAAAATACCGAATTCAGGATCTAGAGGACGATACCGCCACTTTGGAGAAAGAACACAATTCACTCACCGATCGCATGAATCACATCAAGAATAGTCTTCTCGCTGAAGCAGATCTGGATTCCACCG GTCTACGCCGATGGCTTTTACAAAATTCTCACCTACATGCACTGATGAACTACGACTAG